Proteins from a genomic interval of Rosa chinensis cultivar Old Blush chromosome 2, RchiOBHm-V2, whole genome shotgun sequence:
- the LOC112189065 gene encoding mitochondrial thiamine diphosphate carrier 1, with translation SLFCGAEDHVHLSPYLSYISGALAGCAATVGSYPFDLLRTLLASQGEPKVYPTMRSAFVDIVKTRGFRGLYAGLSPTLVEIVPYAGLQFGTYDTFKRWTMMLNQFRSSSADLYSTDNSLTSFQLFLCGLAAGTCANFVCHPFDVVKKRFQVDLLTS, from the exons TCTTTATTTTGTGGTGCAGAGGATCATGTTCATTTAAGTCCTTACTTGTCCTACATCAGTGGAGCATTAGCAGGTTGTGCGGCTACTGTCGGATCATACCCGTTTGATCTTCTAAGAACCTTGCTAGCTTCACAGGGGGAACCTAAG GTGTATCCAACTATGAGGTCTGCATTTGTCGATATAGTTAAAACTCGTGGATTTAGAGGATTGTATGCTGGATTGTCACCAACACTGGTTGAGATTGTTCCTTATGCAGGCTTGCAATTTGGTACCTATGACACATTTAAGCGCTGGACCATG ATGTTGAACCAGTTTAGATCGTCTAGTGCAGACTTATACAGTACAGATAATAGTCTCACAAGCTTTCAGCTTTTCCTCTGTGGTCTTGCTGCTGGGACATGTGCCAATTTTGTCTGTCATCCATTTGATGTGGTCAAGAAAAGATTCCAGGTAGATCTTTTGACATCCTGA